Proteins from a single region of Carassius carassius chromosome 37, fCarCar2.1, whole genome shotgun sequence:
- the LOC132118320 gene encoding myelin transcription factor 1-like, with the protein MKLCKTFLENEFRGQLLSQRWTRGDRVSSCENKRSRRRKMSQDADEKWTRTRSKGIRVPLELVGQDYSCPTPGCDGLGHVSGKYARHRSALGCPLAKKRKLQEAEENQLAHKKKPNALKLAMDDGFNAESDTNSETETKDEGVESEEDTTDKVMETKEKTLTSEAMTEEISLEDFEKKITPIIKKTSSLVPERETEKEEANIEATSIQQITMDAEAEEGLQVTEEIQAREEEVEEEAEEITEEERVTQQLKETDEPVTTVDEEDEEEEEEEEGEDETQCLSQKNNSDHQYFSGDFGKIQTKDTGETEKDSEDDDDDDDDEEEDEEIQSQVEPSSLTAPVPTASPQELDMIVHSNISLNHPLGQDEEEEDEEERDDASDKDLPTVVIELDSEGEEEEEEEDDGEEEEADEVDDDELDSMSQRSEVTDDSETYDMTRGNLGLLEQAIALKAKQTGRSSEESCSPEQQRYHSAEDRMSKTMDITARRAYYGKEGSRSEKKEVKCPTPGCDGTGHVTGLYPHHRSLSGCPHKDRIPPEILAMHENVLKCPTPGCTGQGHVNSNRNTHRSLSGCPIAAAGKQKSNEKQSQPQTSVSDPASGGSNSDRVLRPMCFVKQLDIPQYGTYRPNAMPATPRANLAKELEKYSKVSFDYASFDVQVFGNPMLAPKMPTSETSPKAFKSKPFPKALSPSHSLSGGYTKSSSSSTSSGYDYTHDAEAAHMAATAILNLSTRCWERPENLSTRQPDQATKDMDIEVDENGTLDLSMKKPKREGVRSPEPSSSSSSSSQHHDVTSPHSSHTYKQEEWEGPLDYTKSNQQKEEEPEEVEYTTHSYASSDGDDDDATQESMEDRKYPGEVTTSSFKVKFQPKDSKKEVLLCPTPGCDGSGHITGNYASHRSLSGCPLADKSLRTLMAAHTTELKCPTPGCDGSGHITGNYASHRSLSGCPRAKKGGIKTTPTKDDKEDSELLKCPVPGCDSLGHISGKYATHRSAYGCPLAARRQKEGMLNGTPFSWKAFKAEGPTCPTPGCDGSGHANGSFLTHRSLSGCPRASANKKRARFPGDDYISKKFRASDVLDNDEDIKQLNKEINELNDSNSEMEADMANLHTQISSMEKNLKSMEEENKLIEKKNEALFMELSGLSQALIRSLANIRLPQMQEPITEQNFDACVDTLTHMFTNKECYQNPENRALLESINQAVKGIEV; encoded by the exons ATGAAGTTGTGCAAAACATTTCTCG AGAATGAGTTCAGAGGGCAGCTGCTGAGCCAGAGGTGGACACGAGGGGACAGAGTCAGCAGCTGTGAGAACAAGAGGAGTAGGAGACGAAAA ATGAGCCAGGACGCAGATGAGAAGTGGACGAGGACACGCTCAAAGGGAATCAGAG TTCCTCTTGAGCTTGTTGGACAAGATTACAG CTGCCCTACACCAGGATGTGACGGCTTAGGCCATGTCAGTGGAAAGTATGCACGACACAGAAG TGCATTGGGCTGCCCATTAGCTAAGAAAAGAAAACTCCAGGAGGCAGAGGAGAATCAGCTAGCCCATAAAAAGAAGCCCAATGCTCTAAAGCTGGCCATGGATGATGGGTTTAATGCAGAGAGTGACACAAACAGTGAAACAGAAACAAAAGATGAGGGAGTGGAATCTGAAGAGGACACTACTGATAAAGTGatggaaacaaaagaaaaaacacttacaTCAGAAGCAATGACAG AAGAAATTTCACTAGAGGATTTTGAAAAGAAAATTACACCTATCATCAAGAAAACATCAAGTTTAGTGCCAGAGAGAGAAACTGAGAAGGAAGAAGCCAATATCGAGGCTACGTCCATCCAACAAATCACCATGGATGCTGAGGCAGAGGAGGGCCTACAGGTCACTGAAGAAATTCAGGCTCGAGAGGAAGAGGTAGAGGAGGAAGCAGAAGAGATTACAGAGGAAGAGCGAGTGACCCAGCAGCTGAAAGAGACAGATGAGCCTGTGACAACAgttgatgaagaagatgaggaggaggaagaagaggaagagggggAAGACGAGACACAATGTTTGAGCCAGAAGAACAACTCGGACCACCAGTACTTCAGTGGAGACTTCGGCAAAATCCAGACCAAAGACACTGGGGAGACAGAGAAGGAcagtgaagatgatgatgatgatgatgatgatgaggaagaaGATGAGGAGATCCAATCTCAGGTTGAGCCTTCCTCCCTAACTGCCCCTGTCCCCACTGCTTCACCTCAGGAATTAGACATGATTGTGCACAGCAACATCAGTCTAAACCACCCTCTTGGacaagatgaggaggaggaggatgaagaagaaCGAGATGATGCTTCGGACAAAGACTTGCCCACTGTAGTCATCGAGCTGGATtcagagggagaggaagaggaagaagaggaagatgacGGAGAAGAAGAGGAGGCTGATGAAGTGGATGACGACGAGTTGGACAGCATGtcacagaggtcagaggtcacagatGACTCAGAGACGTACGACATGACACGCGGGAACCTGGGACTTCTGGAACAGGCCATTGCCCTGAAAGCAAAACAAACCGGCCGTAGTTCTGAAGAGAGCTGCTCTCCTGAGCAGCAGCGCTACCACAGCGCAGAGGATAGGATGAGTAAGACCATGGATATCACAGCTCGTAGAGCATACTATGGCAAAG AAGGTTCTAGATCAGAGAAGAAGGAAGTAAAGTGCCCTACTCCAGGATGTGATGGGACAGGTCATGTGACCGGATTATACCCACACCACCGCAGCCTTTCTGGGTGCCCACACAAGGACAGAATCCCTCCAGAGA TCTTGGCAATGCACGAGAACGTACTTAAGTGTCCAACACCTGGATGCACTGGACAGGGACATGTGAACAGCAACCGCAACACACATCGCAG TCTCTCTGGCTGCCCTATTGCTGCTGCAGGGAAACAGAAAAGCAATGAAAAGCAGTCACAGCCGCAGACCTCTGTCAGTGATCCTGCCAGCGGAGGCTCAAACTCTGACAGAGTTCTCAG GCCGATGTGTTTTGTGAAACAGCTGGACATCCCTCAGTATGGTACCTACAGACCCAATGCCATGCCAGCCACTCCTCGTGCCAACCTGGCTAAGGAGCTGGAGAAGTATTCTAAGGTGTCTTTCGACTATGCAAGCTTCGATGTACAGGTGTTTGGCAACCCCATGCTTGCACCCAAGATGCCCACCAGCGAAACCTCACCTAAAGCCTTCAAAT CCAAACCATTCCCCAAAGCCTTGTCCCCCAGCCACAGCCTGTCAGGAGGCTACACCAAAAGCAGCTCCTCTTCCACCTCAAGTGGGTATGATTATACCCATGATGCCGAAGCCGCACACATGGCTGCCACTGCCATTCTCAACCTGTCCACCCGCTGCTGGGAGAGGCCTGAAAACCTCAGCACCAGACAGCCAGATCAGGCCACCAAA GACATGGACATTGAGGTGGATGAGAATGGCACACTGGACCTCAGCATGAAGAAACCCAAGAGGGAAGGAGTCAGGTCACCAGAACCATCTTCATCCTCGTCATCATCTTCTCAACACCATGACGTCACCTCACCCCACTCCAGCCACACCTACAAACAAGAGGAGTGGGAGGGGCCTCTGGACTACACCAAGTCAAACCAACAGAAagaggaggagccagaggag GTTGAGTACACCACACACTCATATGCTTCCTCTGATGGAGACGATGATGATGCCACTCAGGAGAGCATGGAGGACAGGAAGTACCCTGGTGAGGTCACAACCTCCAGCTTCAAAGTCAAATTCCAGCCCAAGGACAGCAAGAAAGAGGTCTTGCT ATGTCCCACCCCAGGTTGTGATGGCAGTGGACATATAACTGGGAACTATGCATCACACCGCAG TCTCTCTGGTTGTCCCCTTGCTGATAAAAGTCTTCGGACCCTCATGGCTGCCCACACTACTGAACTCAA ATGCCCTACCCCAGGTTGTGATGGATCAGGACACATCACTGGAAACTATGCTTCCCATAGAAG TCTGTCTGGATGTCCACGTGCCAAGAAGGGAGGAATCAAAACCACACCGACTAAGGATGACAAGGAAGATTCTGAGCTcctaaa GTGCCCGGTGCCAGGTTGTGACAGTCTGGGGCATATCAGTGGGAAATATGCCACCCACCGCAGTGCCTATGGGTGCCCGCTGGCAGCACGCAGGCAGAAGGAGGGCATGTTAAATGGCACACCATTCTCCTGGAAGGCCTTCAAGGCTGAGGGCCCAACCTGCCCTACGCCAGGATGTGATGGATCAGGACATGCCAATGGCAGCTTTCTCACTCATCGCAG TCTATCAGGTTGCCCTAGAGCTTCAGCTAACAAGAAGAGGGCCAGGTTCCCTGGAGATGATTACATCAGCAAGAAATTCAGGGCAAGTGATG TTCTTGACAATGATGAAGACATAAAACAGCTGAACAAAGAGATCAATGAACTGAATGACTCAAACTCTGAGATGGAAGCAGACATGGCCAACCTCCATACACAG